The Halichoerus grypus chromosome 15, mHalGry1.hap1.1, whole genome shotgun sequence genome includes a window with the following:
- the NR1H2 gene encoding oxysterols receptor LXR-beta, translated as MSTPTTSSLDTPLPGNGPPQPSAPSSSPAIKEEGPELWPAGPDPDVPGSDWARSACSVVVPDPAEEPERKRKKGPAPKMLGHELCRVCGDKASGFHYNVLSCEGCKGFFRRSVVRGGARRYACRGGGTCQMDAFMRRKCQQCRLRKCKEAGMREQCVLSEEQIRKKKIRKQQQQQQSPAGPAGPSSSASGPGASPGGSDGGGPSSGEGEGVQLTAAQELMIQQLVAAQLQCNKRSFSDQPKVTPWPLGADPQSRDARQQRFAHFTELAIISVQEIVDFAKQVPGFLQLGREDQIALLKASTIEIMLLETARRYNHETECITFLKDFTYSKDDFHRAGLQVEFINPIFEFSRAMRRLGLDDAEYALLIAINIFSADRPNVQEPSRVEALQQPYVEALLSYTRIKRPQDQLRFPRMLMKLVSLRTLSSVHSEQVFALRLQDKKLPPLLSEIWDVHE; from the exons ATGTCCACCCCCACCACCAGTTCTCTGGACACCCCCTTGCCTG GAAATGGCCCGCCTCAACCCAGCGCCCCCTCTTCTTCACCAGCTATAAAGGAGGAGGGTCCTGAACTGTGGCCTGCGGGTCCAGACCCTGATGTCCCGGGCAGTGATTGGGCCCGCTCAGCCTGCAGCGTGG TCGTTCCAGACCCTGCAGAGGAACCGGAGCGCAAGCGGAAGAAGGGCCCGGCCCCGAAGATGCTGGGTCATGAGCTGTGCCGCGTGTGCGGGGACAAGGCCTCCGGCTTCCACTACAACGTGCTCAGCTGTGAGGGCTGCAAGGGCTTCTTCCGGCGCAGTGTGGTCCGAGGCGGGGCCAGGCGCTACGCCTGCCGGGGCGGCGGCACCTGCCAGATGGACGCCTTCATGCGGCGCAAGTGCCAGCAGTGCCGGCTGCGCAAATGCAAGGAGGCGGGGATGAGGGAGCAGT GCGTCCTCTCCGAAGAACAGATCCGAAAGAAGAAGATTCgcaagcagcagcagcagcagcagtcgCCCGCGGGGCCGGCGGGCCCCAGCAGCTCAGCCTCCGGGCCCGGGGCCTCCCCTGGAGGGTCTGACGGAGGGGGCCCGAGCTCCGGGGAAGGCGAGGGTGTTCAGCTGACAGCTGCTCAGGAACTAATGATCCAGCAGTTGGTGGCCGCGCAGCTGCAGTGTAACAAGCGCTCCTTCTCTGACCAGCCCAAAGTCACG CCTTGGCCCCTGGGTGCAGACCCCCAGTCCCGCGATGCCCGCCAGCAGCGTTTCGCCCACTTCACGGAGTTAGCCATCATCTCAGTCCAGGAGATTGTGGATTTCGCCAAACAGGTGCCTGGCTTCCTGCAGCTGGGCCGCGAGGACCAGATCGCCCTCCTGAAGGCGTCTACCATTGAG atCATGCTGCTAGAGACGGCCAGACGCTACAACCACGAGACGGAGTGCATCACTTTCCTGAAGGACTTCACCTATAGCAAGGATGACTTCCACCGCGCAG gCCTGCAGGTGGAGTTCATCAACCCCATCTTCGAGTTCTCACGGGCCATGCGGCGGCTGGGCCTGGACGACGCCGAGTACGCCCTCCTCATCGCCATCAACATCTTCTCAGCTGACCGGCCCAACGTGCAGGAGCCGAGCCGCGTCGAGGCCCTGCAGCAGCCCTACGTGGAGGCCCTGCTCTCCTACACGCGCATCAAGAGGCCACAG GACCAGCTGCGCTTCCCTCGAATGCTGATGAAGCTTGTGAGCCTGCGCACGCTGAGCTCTGTGCACTCGGAGCAGGTCTTTGCCCTGCGGCTCCAAGACAAGAAGCTGCCGCCTCTGCTGTCTGAGATCTGGGACGTCCACGAGTGA